From a region of the Sander lucioperca isolate FBNREF2018 chromosome 8, SLUC_FBN_1.2, whole genome shotgun sequence genome:
- the hacd2 gene encoding very-long-chain (3R)-3-hydroxyacyl-CoA dehydratase 2, with the protein MSAVAPGTSKAAHSDVAAKKKKGPGALATAYLVIYNVVMTAGWLVIAVGLVRAYLARGSYHGLYYSIEKPLKFFQTGALLEILHCAVGIVPSSVVLTGFQVMSRVFLTWAVTHSVREVQSEDSVLLFVTAWTITEIIRYSFYTFSLLNHLPYLIKWARYTFFFVLYPMGVTGELLTIYAALPYVQKTGLYSVTLPNKYNFSFDYYTFLILIMISYIPLFPQLYFHMIRQRKKVLGHVEDYSKVE; encoded by the exons ATGTCGGCGGTTGCTCCGGGGACCAGCAAGGCGGCCCATAGCGATGTGGCCGCGAAGAAAAAGAAGGGACCCGGTGCCCTGGCCACGGCCTACTTGGTCATTTACAACGTTGTTATGACAGCGGG GTGGCTGGTGATAGCTGTGGGTCTGGTCAGAGCTTACCTGGCCAGAGGAAGCTACCATGGGCTGTACTACTCCATAGAGAAGCCTCTGAAGTTCTTTCAGACTGGAGCTCTTCTGGAG ATACTGCACTGTGCTGTAG GAATCGTACCGTCCTCTGTGGTCCTGACTGGATTCCAGGTCATGTCCCGGGTCTTCCTCACCTGGGCCGTCACACACAGCGTCAGGGAG GTGCAGAGTGAGGACAGCGTGCTGCTGTTTGTCACAGCCTGGACCATCACAGAGATCATCCGCTACTCTTTCTACACCTTCAGCCTACTCAATCACCTGCCCTACCTCATCAAATGGGCAAG GTACACTTTTTTCTTTGTGCTGTATCCCATGGGAGTGACTGGGGAACTGCTGACTATCTATGCAGCGCTGCCGTACGTGCAGAAGACAGGCCTGTACTCTGTCACTCTCCCCAACAAGTACAACTTCTCTTTCGACTACTACACTTTCCTCATCCTCATCATGATCTCCTACATTCCCC TCTTCCCCCAGCTTTACTTCCACATGATACGACAGAGGAAGAAGGTGCTGGGCCACGTGGAAGACTACAGCAAAGTGGAGTGA